A single genomic interval of Saccharospirillum mangrovi harbors:
- a CDS encoding methyl-accepting chemotaxis protein: MKLSLKALLYGIAVLPVVALAVAGIGTQYLGNRTLQEHTAEHIHQAVIEIESERLKTIMDSIDGLIRPYLEQPGLQGRDAAMAMLGNYSFDDGDGYIFGYDGAGVRLLHPGGGIGNNYYDLQDQNGTYLIRGLIDAAKAGTGFFTYWFPRPGSDIAEPKYSYAIWVPQWNLMLGTGFYIDSAESLTGAIRETIVDEGRDMMSTSVIVMGVGTLLILVLITLLVRGIYRALNALGGSVKRLASGQGDLTNELPRSGIDVFNDLAQDFNAFLGQLRDDIRQLNQDVSTITQVSDEGSESAASMAHESHEQAESVYSNATAVEELAATAADIANHSEETRSRSETAQEQMQGVNEQAVATQATLGELDALSQSVEDSINGLDQEIQSISRTLDEINGISEQTNLLALNAAIEAARAGEHGRGFSVVADEVRQLAQRTQTSTDDVSTILERLNAMAKETVNKMQLSRTQREETLAAMARIESMVTDASNQMNALVEMNHQIATSATEQSSVTTEMSARTALVAEASERVKAKADDVQNVMGQLKSVANRISQVTRKFRVD, translated from the coding sequence CTTGCAGGAACACACCGCCGAACACATTCACCAGGCGGTGATCGAAATCGAAAGCGAACGATTGAAAACCATCATGGATTCAATCGACGGCCTGATCCGCCCCTACCTTGAACAGCCGGGCCTGCAAGGCCGTGATGCCGCCATGGCAATGCTGGGCAACTACAGCTTCGATGATGGCGACGGTTACATCTTTGGCTACGACGGCGCGGGCGTTCGCCTGCTGCATCCCGGTGGCGGTATCGGCAACAACTATTACGACCTGCAAGACCAGAACGGCACCTACCTGATTCGCGGCCTGATTGACGCCGCCAAAGCCGGCACCGGCTTTTTCACTTACTGGTTTCCCCGTCCGGGCAGCGACATTGCCGAACCCAAATATTCCTACGCCATCTGGGTGCCGCAATGGAACCTGATGCTGGGCACCGGCTTTTATATCGACTCGGCAGAATCGCTGACCGGCGCCATTCGTGAAACCATTGTCGATGAAGGCCGCGACATGATGTCCACCTCGGTCATCGTTATGGGCGTGGGCACACTGCTGATTCTGGTGTTGATCACCCTGCTGGTGCGCGGCATCTACAGAGCGCTGAACGCACTCGGTGGTTCGGTAAAACGGCTGGCCTCCGGCCAGGGCGATTTAACCAACGAATTGCCGCGCAGCGGCATCGACGTGTTCAACGACCTGGCGCAAGACTTCAACGCCTTCCTCGGTCAACTGCGTGACGACATCCGCCAGCTCAACCAGGACGTCAGCACCATTACGCAGGTGTCGGACGAGGGCAGCGAATCGGCCGCATCGATGGCGCACGAAAGCCACGAACAAGCCGAGTCGGTGTATTCCAACGCCACCGCCGTGGAAGAACTGGCCGCCACCGCCGCCGACATCGCCAACCATTCCGAAGAAACCCGCAGCCGTTCGGAAACCGCACAGGAACAAATGCAAGGCGTGAACGAACAGGCGGTTGCCACTCAGGCGACACTGGGCGAATTGGATGCACTGTCGCAGTCGGTGGAAGATTCCATCAACGGACTCGACCAGGAAATCCAAAGCATTTCGCGCACTCTGGATGAGATCAACGGCATTTCCGAACAGACCAATTTGCTGGCCTTAAACGCCGCCATCGAAGCCGCCCGCGCCGGCGAACACGGCCGGGGTTTCTCGGTGGTTGCCGACGAAGTGCGCCAACTGGCACAACGCACTCAAACCAGCACCGACGACGTCAGCACCATCCTCGAACGGCTCAACGCCATGGCGAAAGAAACCGTCAATAAAATGCAGTTGTCGCGCACCCAGCGCGAAGAAACGCTGGCCGCAATGGCGCGCATCGAAAGCATGGTGACCGACGCCAGCAACCAGATGAATGCCCTGGTGGAAATGAACCATCAGATCGCCACCAGCGCGACTGAGCAATCATCGGTGACCACCGAAATGTCGGCGCGCACAGCGCTGGTCGCCGAAGCATCTGAACGCGTGAAAGCCAAAGCAGACGATGTGCAGAACGTGATGGGGCAATTGAAATCTGTCGCCAATCGCATCAGTCAGGTCACGCGTAAATTCCGCGTCGATTGA